The proteins below are encoded in one region of Sphingobacterium sp. R2:
- a CDS encoding DUF4280 domain-containing protein, whose protein sequence is MAEKHVVVQGAECMCKFGTSPDKLKVLKNSKEFVNDKNATKKSIASTVDLGATFEKNMFGSCSKLNNKPCNAVVSEWSNYYQDIILKNGGKILLEDSKGACPIGGKDCISIVQHGQKAEPSDENKKNANENVQSQLNPMEIPDELSTTSQEEVIDA, encoded by the coding sequence ATGGCAGAAAAACATGTAGTCGTACAGGGTGCCGAATGTATGTGTAAATTCGGTACCAGCCCTGATAAATTAAAAGTATTGAAGAATTCCAAGGAATTTGTAAACGATAAAAATGCCACAAAAAAGAGTATCGCGAGTACGGTAGATCTAGGTGCCACGTTTGAAAAGAATATGTTTGGATCTTGTTCCAAGCTGAATAACAAACCTTGCAATGCAGTGGTATCCGAATGGTCCAATTATTACCAAGATATTATTTTAAAAAATGGAGGAAAGATACTTTTGGAAGATTCCAAAGGGGCTTGCCCTATAGGTGGAAAAGACTGTATATCCATTGTGCAACATGGACAGAAGGCTGAACCGTCTGATGAGAACAAAAAAAATGCAAACGAGAATGTACAGAGCCAGTTAAATCCAATGGAGATACCTGATGAGCTTTCTACAACAAGTCAAGAAGAGGTTATTGATGCTTAA
- a CDS encoding DUF2931 family protein has protein sequence MRKRNDIDKIFLLLFMLMSIISSCQESKMSEKKYIWSGALVAPKEYPVEIYDGALISEDYTYRFGPIYGIIQQGWSVQSKGMGSPDEPVALPDELQMTWYAIQEEKFYTGKWKLDKQQLTTIWEEGAIDVRTQKKDDFKTLIVGLAPEGRLALWADGQRQVLLAMFQAHDTTITQETAHEDFEHFFRKEYRDAAYKPQKLYGDELYATLEGQGWPKPQLYMEYNKKYAWKFAVEGIELGSKDYFFYQCFNGERDMLLNTDSANTNLPKAIPEHVYVKWADGDKKYGVADVKFKYEIVKKAFEEFEPTEKIDLLFEIDPSANVLNTYLRSSSKKIKIVGYEPALVRVDN, from the coding sequence ATGCGTAAAAGGAACGACATAGATAAGATCTTTTTACTCCTGTTCATGCTGATGAGTATTATTTCGAGTTGTCAGGAATCAAAAATGAGCGAAAAAAAATACATATGGAGTGGGGCACTTGTTGCGCCCAAAGAATACCCGGTGGAAATATATGATGGGGCTTTGATTAGTGAAGATTATACCTACCGTTTTGGTCCGATCTATGGAATTATACAGCAAGGCTGGAGCGTACAGTCTAAGGGGATGGGATCGCCGGATGAGCCTGTAGCGCTTCCGGACGAACTGCAGATGACCTGGTATGCTATTCAGGAGGAAAAATTCTATACTGGAAAATGGAAGCTGGATAAGCAGCAGCTTACCACTATCTGGGAAGAAGGAGCGATAGACGTCCGCACACAAAAAAAAGATGATTTTAAAACTTTGATTGTTGGCCTTGCTCCAGAAGGGAGACTGGCTCTTTGGGCGGACGGGCAGCGGCAGGTATTGTTAGCCATGTTTCAGGCACATGACACCACCATAACACAGGAAACGGCACATGAGGATTTCGAACACTTCTTCAGGAAGGAATATCGCGACGCAGCCTATAAACCTCAAAAATTATATGGTGATGAACTGTATGCCACTTTGGAAGGCCAGGGTTGGCCAAAGCCACAGCTGTATATGGAATATAATAAAAAATATGCATGGAAATTTGCTGTAGAGGGCATTGAATTAGGCTCTAAAGATTATTTTTTTTATCAGTGCTTCAACGGCGAGCGGGATATGCTTTTGAATACAGATAGTGCCAATACGAATCTGCCGAAAGCGATTCCGGAGCATGTATATGTAAAATGGGCAGATGGGGATAAAAAGTATGGGGTGGCTGACGTAAAATTTAAGTATGAGATTGTCAAAAAAGCATTTGAGGAATTTGAGCCGACAGAAAAGATCGACTTGCTCTTTGAAATAGATCCTTCGGCCAATGTGCTGAATACCTATTTGCGCTCATCTTCCAAAAAGATAAAAATTGTGGGCTACGAGCCGGCATTGGTCCGGGTCGATAATTAG
- the tssD gene encoding type VI secretion system tube protein TssD — protein sequence MSFKTRLTLGSKEYDVIQCRFSLHRDVDSKGRPSSSVYGGTITVEVESTEDTSVIEAMVNNQYKTVNGKITFKKSEEDATMKELKFQDAYIIQYNEGISVTNDKPMTLSLVLSSRVLEMQNASLENDWPKA from the coding sequence ATGTCATTTAAAACAAGATTAACATTAGGAAGTAAGGAATACGATGTGATCCAGTGCAGGTTTTCCCTGCACCGTGATGTGGACTCTAAAGGGCGTCCGTCATCGTCTGTATATGGCGGTACAATTACGGTTGAGGTCGAATCGACCGAAGATACCTCGGTCATTGAAGCGATGGTAAACAATCAGTATAAAACTGTAAACGGCAAGATCACGTTTAAAAAGAGTGAGGAAGATGCGACTATGAAAGAACTCAAATTTCAGGACGCCTATATCATCCAATACAATGAAGGAATTTCGGTCACCAACGATAAACCCATGACACTATCCCTGGTATTGTCATCGCGGGTGCTGGAAATGCAAAATGCATCACTGGAAAATGATTGGCCTAAGGCTTAA
- a CDS encoding TlpA family protein disulfide reductase, protein MDRKPLHKADLKDKIVIIDFWATWCKPCIASFPYLHQVYKKYADDPQVKFVVLNSGSGNSWDDAYKWAKANPEFDFPFYYNQDKKLSSKLDITSIPTTLILDKKGDIRFRKVGFEGEKLLQSLDAMIEYLKELEE, encoded by the coding sequence ATGGACAGGAAACCTTTGCACAAAGCAGATCTAAAGGACAAGATTGTCATCATTGATTTTTGGGCCACTTGGTGCAAGCCCTGCATCGCCTCATTTCCCTATTTGCATCAGGTATACAAAAAATATGCGGATGATCCGCAGGTGAAGTTCGTTGTACTCAATTCGGGCAGTGGAAACAGCTGGGACGATGCCTACAAATGGGCAAAGGCCAATCCTGAATTTGACTTTCCATTTTATTACAATCAGGATAAAAAGCTCAGTAGCAAGCTGGATATCACATCCATTCCGACAACATTGATCCTGGACAAAAAGGGGGACATCCGCTTTCGAAAGGTGGGATTTGAAGGAGAGAAGCTACTGCAGAGCCTCGATGCCATGATCGAATACCTCAAAGAATTGGAGGAATAA
- a CDS encoding OmpA family protein produces the protein MAKKGVKRIDVLPGTPLISKNSSVIVIPAATAIKFQVAEWFPGTSEAEKKGEVFWIRQSENRGVDYFKQKKKFNDYSLSIPKSLAGGTRFYLEASLTGFKDKEITGVFVRAYAPYRVVKSYWKENTPSNNLQIHNGNPTQFNRPLLLNLVMEGVNDYECIVEIYNCEANLFSATDDQLVGTYTRTVKNGELNLEIAASETMRWKTKMGFKKPKERFYIMIRVKGQKGYIKDTTPKEDIRHAVHLYILNQVGVWLEPVMPKTNKVVTVNENEAKPQKNDHCKFQTISVHDREKVTILFNEKDPKTFAVAEKNYRFSFDLFYGTDQYEVPQESKAILNNIVKFLKNNPQISAKVESFADIRNTHEYNQNLTDKRANRILSYLYTNGVSNRLTVGSYGESKAKQFQYLTNEDRPIHKINRKTAISFDLKNLKRIFYNTILPNMEQQTDLSIYIKGFDTAGCLFKGDKKHDKNKAKYLELVNVNQSREAVKDISISGEKLNIKVFSFEAGMFPTQIALTPNRYELRINSCAYFPDKSQTTVVVNAFTDAVWIIHAVYDYTGKYPLNCRGTAVDTPIVRGVAGLMEKAQPYIDLYLKVLAYFPMMGPLHGELLKLVIEYFKSEAEMYGLGYGKKWNFSGGKFGKEESYAQGNQDLVEKGILTLTILVMIVEIIIAVLTMGESAATKLPKLKKLAKGIKKVQDAGKKVTDLGFDFIFPKVAFTYGSYLEKVNKIVHFVTQFNIKADPVIGIKFAKKLELKDLLANSFIQNDKDLADSLEKEKINRDDLLKDNLKKTARNKLAGKLTDGIGEGFQTLLDRAGVDAKISIFFSGEIKQEYQLKVSAPASYEQYDGKVEVKNQLVSGFNNSAGKSIGESSIKMKGELEAKGRVYLVGCVPIDPFSAQRYFGNFATRIDAFLSASMESHFNHTRTWSAGDREGLYYQDTIYFSGIKGSVQLGVDSNRGDDDTWDVANKKANLINTEFNLFGEHTFKMPKIQFL, from the coding sequence ATGGCAAAGAAAGGTGTAAAGAGAATTGATGTACTCCCCGGAACTCCGCTAATAAGCAAGAACAGTTCGGTCATTGTGATACCCGCCGCTACAGCTATCAAGTTTCAGGTAGCAGAATGGTTTCCGGGAACATCTGAAGCCGAAAAAAAAGGTGAAGTATTCTGGATCAGGCAATCGGAAAATAGAGGTGTGGATTATTTTAAGCAAAAGAAAAAATTCAACGACTATAGTTTATCAATTCCAAAGAGCTTGGCGGGGGGTACGCGGTTTTATTTGGAAGCGAGTTTAACCGGCTTCAAAGATAAGGAAATTACTGGGGTATTTGTTCGCGCTTACGCGCCCTATCGCGTGGTGAAATCCTATTGGAAAGAAAACACACCGAGCAACAATCTACAGATTCATAATGGCAATCCCACACAATTCAACCGTCCGCTACTGCTCAATCTTGTTATGGAAGGTGTCAATGATTATGAATGTATCGTGGAGATTTATAATTGTGAGGCAAACCTGTTTTCAGCCACCGATGATCAGCTCGTAGGTACCTACACACGAACTGTAAAAAATGGCGAGTTAAATCTGGAGATTGCTGCTTCGGAAACCATGCGATGGAAAACAAAAATGGGATTTAAGAAACCCAAAGAACGCTTTTACATTATGATCAGGGTTAAAGGGCAGAAGGGATATATCAAAGATACCACACCTAAAGAAGATATACGGCATGCAGTACATCTGTATATTCTCAACCAGGTCGGCGTTTGGCTAGAACCCGTGATGCCAAAGACCAATAAAGTTGTCACAGTAAATGAGAATGAAGCCAAGCCGCAGAAGAATGACCACTGTAAATTTCAGACAATCAGCGTTCATGATCGCGAAAAGGTGACGATTTTATTTAACGAGAAAGACCCGAAGACTTTCGCTGTAGCGGAAAAGAATTATCGCTTTTCATTTGATCTTTTTTACGGCACGGATCAGTATGAAGTGCCGCAGGAGTCAAAAGCTATATTGAATAATATTGTAAAATTCTTAAAAAATAATCCCCAGATATCTGCGAAGGTTGAGTCCTTTGCAGATATACGTAATACCCATGAATATAATCAAAACTTAACCGATAAGCGTGCTAACCGCATCTTGAGCTACCTGTATACCAATGGAGTAAGCAATCGTTTGACAGTAGGTTCGTATGGTGAATCAAAAGCCAAACAGTTCCAGTATTTGACGAATGAAGACCGCCCGATACATAAAATTAACCGTAAGACGGCGATTTCCTTTGATCTGAAAAATCTCAAACGTATTTTTTATAATACTATTCTCCCTAATATGGAGCAGCAGACCGATCTGTCTATTTATATAAAAGGCTTCGATACGGCGGGATGCTTATTTAAGGGCGATAAAAAGCATGATAAGAATAAAGCCAAATACCTTGAATTAGTCAACGTCAATCAAAGCCGCGAAGCGGTTAAGGATATCAGTATTTCAGGTGAAAAGCTGAATATAAAAGTGTTTTCGTTTGAAGCAGGTATGTTTCCTACTCAGATCGCATTGACTCCAAATCGGTATGAATTACGCATCAATTCCTGTGCTTATTTTCCAGACAAATCGCAGACTACTGTTGTCGTAAATGCATTTACGGACGCGGTATGGATTATACACGCAGTATATGATTATACCGGGAAATATCCTTTGAACTGCCGCGGGACTGCAGTGGATACGCCGATTGTTCGTGGTGTAGCGGGGTTGATGGAAAAGGCACAGCCGTATATCGATCTCTATCTTAAGGTGCTGGCGTATTTTCCAATGATGGGGCCCCTGCATGGTGAACTTTTGAAATTGGTGATCGAGTACTTTAAGTCCGAGGCTGAGATGTACGGTTTAGGCTATGGAAAAAAATGGAATTTTAGCGGAGGTAAATTTGGGAAAGAAGAAAGCTATGCGCAAGGTAATCAGGATCTGGTTGAAAAAGGGATATTGACGCTCACCATTTTGGTTATGATTGTCGAAATCATTATAGCGGTATTGACAATGGGAGAATCTGCAGCGACAAAACTTCCAAAGCTTAAAAAATTGGCTAAGGGAATTAAGAAGGTGCAAGATGCCGGAAAGAAAGTTACCGACCTCGGATTTGATTTTATATTTCCGAAAGTTGCATTTACCTATGGCTCATACCTCGAAAAAGTGAACAAAATTGTTCATTTTGTCACACAGTTTAATATCAAAGCAGACCCTGTGATCGGAATAAAGTTTGCTAAGAAATTGGAATTAAAAGATTTATTGGCAAACTCCTTTATACAAAATGATAAAGATCTCGCCGATTCTTTAGAAAAAGAAAAAATAAATCGCGATGATTTGTTAAAAGATAATTTGAAAAAAACTGCTCGAAATAAATTAGCTGGTAAACTAACGGATGGTATAGGTGAAGGATTTCAGACATTATTAGATAGGGCAGGTGTAGACGCTAAAATCAGTATTTTCTTTTCAGGAGAAATTAAACAGGAATACCAGCTAAAAGTGTCCGCACCTGCTAGCTACGAGCAATATGATGGCAAGGTCGAGGTGAAAAATCAGCTCGTTTCTGGTTTTAATAACAGTGCCGGTAAGTCGATCGGTGAATCTTCCATTAAAATGAAAGGCGAATTAGAAGCAAAAGGTAGAGTTTACTTGGTCGGCTGCGTACCTATAGATCCTTTTTCTGCCCAGCGTTATTTTGGGAATTTCGCTACCCGTATCGATGCTTTTCTTTCTGCAAGTATGGAATCTCATTTTAATCATACACGCACTTGGAGTGCAGGCGATCGCGAGGGGCTTTATTACCAAGATACGATTTATTTTTCGGGTATTAAAGGCAGTGTGCAGTTGGGTGTGGATTCCAATCGTGGAGATGATGACACATGGGATGTTGCCAATAAAAAGGCTAATCTCATCAATACTGAATTTAATTTGTTTGGTGAACACACATTTAAAATGCCAAAAATTCAATTTTTATAA
- a CDS encoding DUF2235 domain-containing protein — protein sequence MANVEFKEYNPPPRNTPKQYSVTIDIFFDGTKNNKNNTDARRTGHSSFAKYGKSDDESSYQNDWSNVARLWENCTNANRLYIEGIGTTDRQKDSTMGYAFGSGFTGIRFKVRKGCEQSADIIKREFEANAGKVLRQIIFNVYGFSRGAAAARNFVYEIGKAAYKGRKVEAEGITAYYDGDNMPAREEMPAGGHLGYALKLKGINLNPAHVIVNFLGIFDTVASYSELPIPRFSNDIAELNLNTLGKAQHVVHFTARDEMRENFSLTRTPKGIEKDLPGVHSDIGGSYLSGPEIKQEIETAMLRGTLERLRDRLIADGWYKPGELTITDGWYWALRGEKRMVHKEYSFIPLHFMGQFGKDNNAALDRGKMEAKYSITGHAVLQSTKSKLSAYVFNGAAYPYGGKQLTSANLNELKVLRYGYFHRSARREGIGMDPNNNWQRVELK from the coding sequence ATGGCAAACGTTGAATTTAAGGAATATAATCCACCGCCAAGGAATACGCCTAAGCAATACAGCGTGACGATTGATATATTTTTTGATGGCACGAAAAATAACAAAAACAATACGGATGCGCGCCGGACGGGGCATAGTTCCTTTGCCAAATATGGAAAGTCAGACGATGAATCCAGCTACCAGAATGACTGGTCCAATGTAGCGCGGCTTTGGGAGAATTGTACCAATGCCAATAGGCTTTACATTGAGGGAATAGGAACCACCGACCGCCAAAAGGATTCGACTATGGGCTATGCGTTTGGTTCGGGTTTTACGGGTATCCGTTTTAAGGTGCGTAAAGGATGTGAACAATCTGCTGATATTATCAAAAGAGAGTTTGAGGCAAATGCGGGTAAAGTGCTTCGGCAGATTATTTTTAATGTGTACGGCTTTAGCCGCGGTGCGGCGGCAGCCCGCAATTTTGTCTATGAGATCGGAAAGGCAGCCTATAAGGGCCGAAAGGTAGAGGCCGAGGGAATAACGGCTTATTACGACGGTGATAATATGCCTGCCCGCGAGGAAATGCCTGCAGGAGGGCACCTTGGCTATGCCTTGAAGCTTAAAGGGATTAATTTAAACCCTGCTCATGTGATTGTTAATTTCCTCGGCATTTTTGATACGGTTGCTTCCTATTCTGAACTTCCGATACCGCGCTTTTCTAATGATATCGCAGAACTCAATCTCAATACGCTCGGAAAGGCACAACATGTGGTGCATTTTACGGCGCGCGATGAGATGCGGGAGAACTTCTCGCTTACGCGTACGCCGAAAGGAATTGAAAAGGATCTGCCAGGAGTGCACTCCGATATCGGTGGAAGCTACCTGAGTGGGCCAGAAATCAAACAGGAAATTGAGACGGCCATGTTAAGAGGTACATTGGAGCGACTGCGCGATAGATTGATTGCCGACGGTTGGTATAAGCCCGGTGAATTGACTATTACCGATGGCTGGTACTGGGCATTGCGGGGTGAGAAACGTATGGTTCACAAAGAATATAGCTTTATACCGCTCCATTTTATGGGACAGTTTGGTAAAGACAACAATGCCGCGTTGGACCGCGGCAAAATGGAGGCTAAATATTCGATCACCGGACATGCGGTACTGCAGAGCACAAAGTCCAAATTGAGTGCTTATGTCTTTAACGGCGCAGCTTATCCGTACGGTGGCAAACAGTTAACAAGTGCTAATTTGAATGAACTAAAAGTCCTGCGTTATGGTTATTTTCATCGATCGGCGCGTAGAGAGGGTATCGGAATGGATCCAAATAACAACTGGCAACGGGTGGAGTTAAAATAG
- a CDS encoding phage baseplate assembly protein V yields MYFDKPKLLIEMHIDGKEVSHFLSFNIRQRFNAHHEFELRIEHGKLGIPGLINLQDSRAYVGRTLAISFGYAQGNMQNFSGIITEVSLTQNHGYQGVLQIKGYSPTILIDRGKDLGSYYGKSLGDIVKLATQDVVQNDLHMQVNPSRSEPIDYLIQYRESDFEFLNRLSAEYLEWFYYDGERLHFGKPSDLPTGKVTYGREVSRLDYGIQIRPVNHRRFSYLPQHDQLLESTSNVKSDGHPDQVFAMQRASETFSKVFSQPLDIRVDTQGELQRIVQHQEEANVGQLLQVSCDSDSPAIRLGAQIEIETSLRQDLSFVTDTLGKFLITEVEHHFDDVGRYTNRFNGILASTERIPVREYIRPQPDMQMADVVDNNDPSGQGRIRVRFKWQCANNDETEWLRIITPNAGTGDRGVNRGFLSIPEIGDHVIVAFEEGSVARPVVMGSLYNQSTADSTPQIQNHLKSITTRSGHLIEFDDSQSTQGIKITDIKGNIVHIDSQGSNVTITALENMTLNCKNMQINVTENMDVQVGKDQSTSVGNNQTVSVSKDIATTAGNNYSLTATGDISEDSDNRTEIASKDFNRQSETSNELASEMTIFSNKENMTLQSGKTIEINSVEKSKLF; encoded by the coding sequence ATGTATTTTGATAAGCCAAAATTATTGATTGAGATGCATATTGACGGAAAGGAAGTGTCGCATTTCCTTTCGTTCAATATTCGTCAGCGTTTTAATGCCCACCACGAGTTTGAACTCCGAATAGAGCACGGTAAACTCGGTATTCCGGGGTTGATTAATTTACAGGATAGCCGCGCTTATGTAGGGCGTACACTGGCGATTTCTTTTGGCTACGCGCAGGGAAACATGCAAAATTTTTCGGGCATCATTACCGAGGTCTCCTTGACGCAAAACCATGGTTACCAAGGGGTGTTGCAAATTAAAGGCTATAGTCCTACCATATTGATCGATCGTGGCAAAGACCTGGGGTCTTATTATGGAAAATCGCTCGGCGATATTGTCAAGCTGGCAACCCAGGATGTCGTACAGAACGATCTACATATGCAAGTTAACCCGAGTCGATCTGAACCGATTGATTACCTGATCCAGTACCGTGAAAGCGATTTTGAATTTCTCAACCGCCTATCTGCAGAGTACCTCGAATGGTTTTACTACGATGGTGAGCGCCTTCATTTTGGCAAACCATCGGACTTACCCACTGGAAAGGTGACCTATGGACGAGAGGTGAGCCGGCTTGATTATGGTATACAGATCCGCCCTGTAAACCACCGACGCTTTAGCTATTTGCCGCAGCATGACCAGTTGTTGGAAAGTACGAGCAACGTCAAATCGGATGGTCATCCGGATCAGGTTTTTGCCATGCAGCGGGCTTCCGAAACCTTTAGTAAAGTGTTTAGTCAACCCCTGGACATCCGTGTGGATACACAGGGTGAACTGCAGCGTATCGTGCAACATCAGGAAGAGGCCAATGTAGGGCAGCTGCTCCAGGTGTCGTGCGACAGTGATTCACCGGCTATCCGTCTTGGGGCGCAGATAGAAATTGAGACAAGCCTGCGTCAGGACCTGAGCTTTGTAACCGATACCCTCGGTAAATTCCTGATTACCGAAGTGGAACACCACTTTGATGATGTGGGCCGCTATACCAATCGGTTTAATGGCATTTTAGCGAGTACAGAACGTATACCGGTGCGCGAATATATACGGCCGCAGCCAGATATGCAGATGGCAGATGTCGTGGACAACAACGACCCCAGTGGTCAGGGAAGGATACGGGTGCGTTTCAAGTGGCAGTGTGCTAATAATGACGAAACAGAATGGTTGCGCATCATCACCCCAAATGCAGGTACGGGTGACCGGGGTGTCAATAGGGGGTTCCTTTCGATACCCGAAATTGGTGATCACGTCATCGTGGCTTTTGAAGAGGGCAGCGTAGCGCGGCCCGTGGTAATGGGGAGCTTATACAACCAGAGCACGGCCGATAGTACACCGCAGATTCAGAACCACCTTAAGAGCATCACTACGCGGTCGGGTCATCTGATTGAGTTTGACGATAGCCAGTCTACACAAGGTATTAAGATAACGGATATCAAAGGAAATATTGTTCATATCGATAGCCAGGGTAGCAATGTAACGATCACCGCACTGGAAAATATGACGTTGAACTGTAAAAATATGCAGATTAACGTCACTGAAAATATGGATGTACAGGTAGGTAAAGATCAAAGCACGTCTGTTGGCAACAACCAGACCGTTTCTGTGTCTAAAGATATCGCGACTACCGCAGGCAATAATTATTCGCTCACCGCTACCGGAGATATTAGTGAAGATTCGGACAATCGCACAGAAATTGCCAGCAAAGATTTTAATCGACAATCCGAAACATCAAACGAGCTGGCATCGGAAATGACGATCTTTAGCAATAAGGAAAACATGACCTTGCAGAGCGGAAAAACAATTGAGATAAACAGTGTCGAGAAATCTAAACTTTTTTAG
- the tssD gene encoding type VI secretion system tube protein TssD, with product MAFKARLQFSGNEYDVLNADYSFTRDVDSKGRPSSSVYGGTINVEVESTEDTSVIEAMVNNQYKPIAGTLLIKKPDEDAKMKEIRFEDGYIIRYEEGINIVGSHAMTYKFVISARSISIGEATSEQDWPKA from the coding sequence ATGGCTTTCAAAGCAAGACTTCAGTTTTCAGGCAACGAATATGACGTGCTGAATGCTGACTACTCCTTCACCCGCGACGTCGATTCAAAGGGACGTCCTTCATCTTCAGTTTATGGTGGTACAATCAATGTCGAAGTAGAATCTACAGAAGATACTTCCGTCATCGAAGCTATGGTCAACAACCAATATAAGCCTATTGCCGGTACATTGCTGATCAAAAAACCAGACGAAGATGCCAAAATGAAAGAAATCAGATTTGAAGATGGTTACATTATTCGCTACGAGGAAGGAATCAACATAGTAGGATCGCATGCAATGACCTACAAATTTGTGATTTCTGCGCGCTCCATCAGCATTGGTGAAGCGACAAGCGAACAAGACTGGCCAAAAGCGTAA